A stretch of Mastacembelus armatus chromosome 1, fMasArm1.2, whole genome shotgun sequence DNA encodes these proteins:
- the LOC113128125 gene encoding uncharacterized protein LOC113128125 has product MAATLRVILGVDNASKLTLPSGIPDDLKGEIRRHFGLSGNFRLQYRDIEFDNEFVNLTLTSEIKDKSTIKLIYLPDETGTRAHHSAPQVLDDSSSLSSAADTDILSSPESSSSGSSLRSQPWPQTFQIPQFSYEVEIQLQKANHSFHNNGTLLNPNTKLKSDILDGLASEIVKYKVYPSSADLDDVAHALVMRYPCLKEQGSVTGYYGWKISLKYKMATRLRNIGCPELSINAVKEKRSSMSQGPNQVKKPRKAEVNYCPEYPSGETKESLEEESQALVLEVKKKNNQHLIKHKMERTFAYRRQEVIKDMPFIADFKNRWPALFSESEVNAEFTRITTVPLLSTFISRLDHYSSQLIRVFKKKGGTAGRHITLNMATMDRNPSVEVRRECILKALCVYLNEKPDCLIKEYLVSFLCSSV; this is encoded by the exons ATGGCTGCAACTCTGAGGGTCATACTTGGAGTTGACAATGCATCAAAGTTAACCCTACCCTCGGGGATACCTGACGATCTTAAAGGAGAGATCAGAAGACACTTTGGCTTGTCAGGAAATTTTAGACTGCAGTATAGAGACATTGAATTTGACAATGAGTTTGTGAACTTGACATTGACTTCAGAAATCAAAGACAAGAGCACAATTAAACTTATTTACTTGCCAGATGAGACAGGCACAAGGGCTCACCATTCAGCTCCACAAGTGTTAGATGATAGTTCTTCATTGTCCTCAGCAGCAGATACAGACATTCTTTCATCCCCTGAATCTTCATCATCAGGTTCCTCCCTTAGATCGCAGCCATGGCCCCAAACCTTTCAAATACCTCAGTTCAGCTATGAGGTAGAGATCCAGTTACAAAAGGCCAACCACTCTTTCCACAACAATGGCACACTTCTGAATCCAAATACCAAACTTAAATCAGATATACTAGATGGTCTGGCATCAGAAATAGTCAAATACAAAGTTTATCCTTCAAGTGCAGATTTGGATGATGTAGCTCATGCTCTAGTAATGAGGTATCCCTGTTTAAAGGAACAAGGCTCAGTCACTGGCTACTATGGATGGAAAATAAGTTTGAAGTACAAAATGGCCACTAGATTGAGGAATATTGGCTGCCCAGAGTTGAGCATAAATGCTGTCAAAGAAAAGCGGAGTTCCATGAGTCAAGGTCCAAACCAGGTGAAGAAGCCACGGAAAGCGGAAGTCAATTACTGTCCAGAGTATCCTTCAGGTGAAACTAAAGAAAGTCTCGAGGAAGAAAGTCAAGCACTTGTATTGGaggtaaagaaaaagaacaaccaACACCTAATCAAACATAAAATGGAAAGAACCTTTGCCTATAGACGTCAGGAAGTCATCAAGGATATGCCCTTCATAGCAGACTTCAAAAACAGATGGCCAGCTCTGTTTTCTGAGAGCGAG GTAAACGCAGAATTCACCCGCATCACCACAGTACCTCTGCTGTCGACCTTTATATCCCGACTGGATCACTACTCCAGCCAACTAATTAGGGTGTTCAAAAAGAAGGGGGGTACAGCAGGACGCCATATCACCCTCAACATGGCAACCATGGATAGG AATCCCAGTGTGGAAGTACGACGGGAATGCATCCTTAAAGCACTGTGTGTCTACTTAAATGAAAAGCCTGACTGCCTTATTAAAGAGTACTTGGTAAGTTTTCTGTGCAGTTCTGTGTAa